Sequence from the Salinicoccus sp. Bachu38 genome:
TGAATATTGAAAGCATACTCTTTGTTGCCGCATCCATCATGGCCGTAGTCATGGGCATCGCTGCAGTCTTCGTCAGGCAGAAGGCTGCAAAGCGGCCCCTGACGATGGCAAAGGTCGTCATTCCGCCGGTCATGATGTCTACAGGGGCGCTGATGTACGTATTCCCGTACTTCAGGCTGACGCCGTTTGAAATCATGGAAGCGACGGTCATGGGACTGCTGTTCTCCATCGTGCTCGTCATGACGACCCGATACGAGGAGAAGGGCGGGGCGCTGTATGTCAAGCAGTCCAGGATGTTCCCAGTCATACTGGTCGTTCTGCTGGTACTCAGAATCATACTGAAGACAGTACTGTCCATGAGCATTTCACCCGGGGAAATCGGAGGGATGTTCTTCCTCCTCGCATTTGTCATGATCGTCATCTGGAGACTGTCGATGTTCATCCATCTGCAGGCATTCAAAAAGCAGCAGATCAATGAAGTGAGTCCAAGAAGCTAGACTTTTTGGACTCGCCATTCATTTTGATCTGCTGCTTATTTTTTCCGTCTGTTCGAATATGGAGAATTTCTGCTTTTCATCATCGGCATAC
This genomic interval carries:
- a CDS encoding CcdC family protein; the encoded protein is MNIESILFVAASIMAVVMGIAAVFVRQKAAKRPLTMAKVVIPPVMMSTGALMYVFPYFRLTPFEIMEATVMGLLFSIVLVMTTRYEEKGGALYVKQSRMFPVILVVLLVLRIILKTVLSMSISPGEIGGMFFLLAFVMIVIWRLSMFIHLQAFKKQQINEVSPRS